A section of the Mastomys coucha isolate ucsf_1 unplaced genomic scaffold, UCSF_Mcou_1 pScaffold15, whole genome shotgun sequence genome encodes:
- the Kcna4 gene encoding potassium voltage-gated channel subfamily A member 4 → MEVAMVSAESSGCNSHMPYGYAAQARARERERLAHSRAAAAAAVAAATAAVEGTGGSGGGPHHHHQTRGAYSSHDPQGSRGSRRRRRQRTEKKKLHHRQSSFPHCSDLMPSGSEEKILRELSEEEEEEEEEEEEEEEGRFYYSEDDHGDGCSYTDLLPQDDGGGGGYSSVRYSDCCERVVINVSGLRFETQMKTLAQFPETLLGDPEKRTQYFDPLRNEYFFDRNRPSFDAILYYYQSGGRLKRPVNVPFDIFTEEVKFYQLGEEALLKFREDEGFVREEEDRALPENEFKKQIWLLFEYPESSSPARGIAIVSVLVILISIVIFCLETLPEFRDDRDLIMALSTGGHSRLLNDTSAPHLENSGHTIFNDPFFIVETVCIVWFSFEFVVRCFACPSQALFFKNIMNIIDIVSILPYFITLGTDLAQQQGGGNGQQQQAMSFAILRIIRLVRVFRIFKLSRHSKGLQILGHTLRASMRELGLLIFFLFIGVILFSSAVYFAEADEPTTHFQSIPDAFWWAVVTMTTVGYGDMKPITVGGKIVGSLCAIAGVLTIALPVPVIVSNFNYFYHRETENEEQTQLTQNAVSCPYLPSNLLKKFRSSTSSSLGDKSEYLEMEEGVKESLCGKEEKCQGKADDSETDKNNCSNAKAVETDV, encoded by the coding sequence ATGGAGGTGGCGATGGTGAGCGCTGAGAGCTCAGGGTGCAACAGCCATATGCCTTATGGTTATGCAGCCCAAGCCAGGGCCCGAGAGCGGGAGAGACTTGCTCACTCCAGGGCGGCCGCAGCTGCTGCTGTCgcagctgccactgctgctgtcGAAGGCACTGGGGGCTCTGGTGGAGGCCCCCACCATCATCATCAGACACGTGGGGCCTACTCCTCCCATGATCCTCAAGGCAGCCGAGGTAGTCGGAGGAGGAGGCGTCAGCGAACCGAGAAGAAGAAACTCCACCACAGGCAGAGCAGTTTTCCTCATTGCTCAGACCTGATGCCCAGTGGCTCTGAAGAGAAGATCCTGAGAGAGCTGAgcgaggaagaggaagaggaggaggaggaagaggaggaggaggaggagggaaggtttTACTATAGTGAGGATGACCATGGGGATGGGTGTTCCTACACAGACCTGCTGCCACAggatgatgggggtgggggtggctacAGTTCAGTCCGCTACAGTGACTGCTGTGAACGCGTGGTGATAAACGTGTCTGGTCTACGCTTCGAAACCCAAATGAAAACCTTGGCCCAGTTCCCAGAAACTCTGTTGGGAGACCCTGAGAAAAGGACTCAGTACTTCGACCCTTTGCGCAATGAGTATTTTTTCGATCGGAACCGACCCAGCTTTGATGCCATTTTGTATTATTACCAGTCGGGAGGCCGCCTGAAGAGACCAGTCAATGTCCCCTTTGATATCTTCACCGAGGAGGTGAAGTTCTATCAGTTGGGAGAGGAAGCCCTGCTCAAGTTCCGGGAGGATGAGGGCTTTGTGAGAGAAGAAGAGGACAGGGCTCTGccagaaaatgaatttaaaaaacagatttggCTTCTCTTTGAATATCCAGAAAGTTCTAGCCCTGCCAGGGGCATAGCCATCGTATCTGTCCTGGTCATCTTAATCTCTATTGTCATATTTTGCCTGGAAACCTTGCCTGAGTTCAGGGATGACAGAGACCTCATCATGGCCCTCAGTACAGGCGGGCACAGCAGACTGCTGAATGACACCTCGGCACCCCACCTGGAGAACTCAGGGCACACAATATTCAATGACCCTTTCTTCATCGTGGAGACAGTGTGTATTGTGTGGTTTTCCTTCGAGTTTGTGGTTCGATGCTTTGCTTGTCCCAGCCAAGCACTCTTCTTCAAAAATATCATGAACATCATTGATATCGTCTCCATTTTGCCTTACTTCATCACTCTGGGCACCGATCTGGCCCAGCAGCAGGGGGGTGGCAACggccagcagcagcaggccaTGTCCTTTGCCATCCTCAGGATCATCCGCCTGGTCCGAGTATTCCGGATCTTCAAGCTCTCCAGACACTCCAAAGGCCTGCAGATCCTGGGCCACACCCTAAGAGCCAGCATGCGGGAACTGGGCCTTCttatctttttcctcttcattgGGGTCATCCTCTTTTCCAGCGCTGTGTATTTTGCAGAGGCGGATGAACCCACCACCCATTTCCAAAGCATTCCAGATGCGTTTTGGTGGGCTGTGGTAACCATGACAACTGTGGGCTATGGGGACATGAAGCCCATCACAGTGGGGGGAAAGATTGTGGGCTCCCTGTGCGCCATTGCCGGTGTCTTGACCATTGCTTTGCCTGTGCCAGTGATTGTGTCTAACTTTAACTATTTCTACCACAGAGAGACTGAAAATGAAGAACAGACCCAGCTGACACAAAACGCAGTCAGTTGCCCATACCTACCTTCTAATTTGCTCAAGAAATTTCGGAGCTCCACTTCTTCTTCCCTGGGGGATAAATCAGAGTATctagagatggaggaaggggtcAAGGAGTCCTTAtgtggaaaggaagagaagtgtCAGGGAAAGGCGGATGACAGTGAGACAGATAAAAACAACTGTTCTAATGCAAAGGCCGTGGAGACTGATGTGTGA